The Streptomyces sp. NBC_01142 genome has a window encoding:
- a CDS encoding ROK family transcriptional regulator, translating to MSPPQAPSASAAVHSPGEVLALISSGAAATRADIARITGLARSTASQRVDALIAHGFVDETAAEAGHSTGGRPPRRLRLRTREHAVAGVDLGASHCRVALMDIGAATLATQEDPLSIADGPESVLRHVERTLHTLLKEAGRQPGTLRSIGVGVPGPVEFSTGRPVDPPIMPGWHQYPIPEFFAARFGVRALVDNDVNVMALAEQRRAFPDTRYLLYIKVGTGIGCGIVADGRLHRGAQGCAGDIGHIRVGDQEEPCRCGNSGCLEAVAGGAALAEKLAGLGLDATSGSDVVRLVKSGNRDAVRMVREAGRAVGEVLASLVNFFNPDTVVLGGALAAVHDQLLAGVREAVYRRSHPLATHVLQIEPSRTGEAAAALGAGILAIEHALSPAQVDRQLARAAVS from the coding sequence ATGTCTCCGCCGCAGGCTCCCAGCGCATCCGCCGCCGTTCACTCCCCCGGCGAGGTGCTCGCGCTGATCAGTTCGGGGGCCGCGGCGACGCGCGCGGACATCGCCCGGATCACCGGGCTCGCCCGTTCCACCGCCTCCCAGCGGGTGGACGCCCTCATCGCGCACGGCTTCGTCGACGAGACCGCGGCCGAGGCCGGCCACTCGACCGGTGGTCGCCCGCCCCGCAGACTCCGACTGCGCACCCGAGAGCACGCGGTGGCCGGGGTGGACCTCGGCGCCTCGCACTGCCGGGTGGCGCTGATGGACATCGGCGCCGCCACGCTGGCCACGCAGGAGGATCCGCTGTCGATCGCGGACGGGCCCGAGTCCGTGCTGCGCCATGTGGAACGCACCCTGCACACACTGCTGAAGGAGGCGGGACGGCAGCCGGGAACCCTGCGCTCCATCGGTGTCGGCGTGCCGGGCCCGGTGGAGTTCTCCACCGGGCGCCCGGTGGATCCCCCGATCATGCCGGGCTGGCACCAGTACCCGATCCCGGAGTTCTTCGCCGCGCGCTTCGGGGTGCGGGCGCTGGTGGACAACGACGTGAACGTGATGGCGCTGGCCGAGCAGCGCCGCGCGTTCCCCGACACCCGCTATCTGCTGTACATCAAGGTCGGCACGGGCATCGGCTGCGGGATCGTCGCGGACGGCCGGCTGCACCGGGGTGCGCAGGGCTGCGCAGGCGACATCGGCCATATCCGGGTCGGTGACCAGGAGGAGCCGTGCCGCTGCGGCAACTCCGGCTGCCTGGAGGCGGTCGCGGGCGGCGCCGCACTTGCGGAGAAGCTGGCGGGTCTGGGACTGGATGCCACCTCGGGCAGCGATGTCGTACGCCTGGTGAAGTCCGGCAACCGGGACGCGGTGCGCATGGTGCGCGAGGCGGGCCGGGCGGTCGGCGAGGTCCTGGCGAGCCTGGTGAACTTCTTCAACCCGGACACGGTGGTACTCGGCGGCGCGCTGGCCGCGGTCCACGATCAGCTGCTGGCGGGCGTACGGGAGGCGGTCTACCGGCGCTCGCATCCGCTGGCCACACATGTGCTGCAGATCGAGCCGAGCCGTACGGGCGAGGCCGCGGCGGCTCTCGGCGCGGGCATTCTGGCGATCGAGCACGCCCTGTCCCCGGCCCAGGTGGACCGGCAGCTGGCCCGTGCTGCCGTGTCCTGA
- a CDS encoding sugar ABC transporter ATP-binding protein yields the protein MLTMHGVSKSFLGVPVLHDVGLDLEAGEVHALVGENGAGKSTLMKILAGEHLPDSGTITIDGTARAFTHPSQAQAAGIGIIHQEFALLDHRTVAENVFLGREPTRRGLVDRKAMETRTAELLAELDETGITPRTLVRDLTVARRQTVEIVKALASDVRVLVMDEPTAPLADHEVELLSALVRRLTRRGLGILYISHRLREVFDLSQRITVLKDGRRVSTLRTQDTDAGQVVRAMVGRELTAYYPPRARPEEIGPERLTVTAGANARISGIDLTLRAGEVVGVAGLQGSGRTSLARALFGVAPFTAGAMTVGGRNLRPARPREAIRAGIALVTEDRKTEGLALRQSVRDNALLVTRAVPARGRPPAAREVTALLARVRLRSRGEDQQAQYLSGGNQQKVVIAKWLAARPQVLLFDEPTRGVDVGAKAAIHTLVRELAREGLAVLIISSELPELIGMSDRILVMSQGRLAGELAAGAGEEEVMRLATGGTTTAPDAAAGAPADKRATVRRGGRPPGSGGPHTPGEAE from the coding sequence ATGCTGACGATGCACGGCGTGTCCAAGAGCTTTCTCGGGGTGCCTGTCCTCCACGACGTGGGGCTCGACCTCGAAGCCGGCGAAGTGCACGCCCTCGTGGGCGAGAACGGCGCCGGGAAATCCACCCTGATGAAGATCCTCGCCGGGGAGCACCTACCCGACTCGGGGACCATCACCATCGACGGCACCGCCCGCGCTTTCACCCACCCCTCGCAGGCACAGGCAGCCGGAATCGGCATCATCCACCAGGAGTTCGCCCTCCTCGACCATCGCACTGTCGCCGAGAACGTCTTCCTCGGCCGCGAACCTACCCGGCGCGGACTCGTCGACCGCAAGGCGATGGAGACGCGCACCGCCGAACTCCTCGCCGAACTCGACGAGACCGGCATCACCCCGCGCACCCTGGTCCGCGACCTCACCGTCGCCCGCCGGCAGACCGTCGAGATCGTCAAGGCCCTGGCCTCGGACGTACGTGTCCTCGTCATGGACGAGCCCACCGCACCGCTGGCCGACCACGAGGTCGAGCTGCTGTCCGCCCTCGTCCGCCGGCTCACCCGGCGCGGCCTGGGCATTCTCTACATCTCGCACCGGCTGCGCGAGGTCTTCGACCTGTCGCAGCGCATCACCGTCCTCAAGGACGGCCGCCGCGTCAGCACACTCCGTACCCAGGACACCGACGCCGGCCAGGTCGTACGCGCCATGGTCGGCCGCGAACTCACCGCGTACTACCCGCCCCGCGCCCGCCCCGAGGAGATCGGCCCGGAGCGGCTCACCGTCACCGCCGGTGCCAACGCCCGCATCAGCGGTATCGACCTGACCCTGCGCGCGGGCGAAGTCGTCGGTGTCGCCGGCCTCCAGGGCTCCGGCCGCACGTCTCTCGCCCGCGCGCTGTTCGGCGTGGCGCCCTTCACCGCCGGTGCCATGACCGTCGGCGGGAGAAATCTGCGGCCCGCCCGGCCCCGCGAGGCGATTCGTGCAGGCATCGCCCTGGTCACCGAGGACCGCAAGACCGAAGGCCTCGCGCTGCGCCAGTCCGTACGCGACAACGCGCTGCTCGTCACCCGCGCCGTCCCGGCCCGCGGCAGACCTCCCGCCGCACGCGAGGTCACCGCACTGCTCGCACGCGTACGCCTGCGCTCACGCGGCGAGGACCAGCAGGCCCAGTACCTCTCCGGCGGCAACCAGCAGAAGGTCGTCATCGCCAAGTGGCTCGCCGCCCGCCCCCAGGTACTGCTCTTCGACGAACCCACCCGAGGCGTGGACGTCGGCGCCAAGGCCGCCATCCACACCCTCGTACGCGAACTCGCCCGTGAAGGCCTCGCCGTACTGATCATCTCCTCCGAGCTGCCGGAGCTGATCGGCATGAGCGACCGCATCCTCGTCATGTCGCAGGGCCGACTCGCGGGTGAACTCGCCGCGGGCGCGGGCGAGGAGGAGGTCATGCGCCTCGCCACCGGCGGCACGACGACGGCGCCCGACGCGGCGGCGGGTGCGCCGGCCGACAAGCGCGCCACCGTGCGCCGCGGCGGGCGGCCGCCCGGATCCGGTGGCCCCCACACCCCGGGAGAGGCCGAATGA